ACTCCAGCTTGTGAAAAATACTGAAATGCATATGAAGCAGAAAACACCAACAAAGGGCAAATAATATTGGACTGACAAGGCTACTATCAAGAACGATAACTGTTGGGAAGTACTAAGCTTACAAAGACGATGGCTTGAAATATGCACAAAATGTTAAATCATCCATGTGGTCCCACTCAATATGACTGATACAGAGAGAAGAAGATCCATCTAGAACATAGTGAAGACTGAAGAAGATGAAAGTGGAAGCATTTGGGTGGTAGAACAGTTCAGGACACATATcattgacctttttttttttttgttatttttccttttctcagaAACAAATATTGCATCTACGTTTTAAAGGCTTAAAGCTTCAGACTACAGCACTTTACACCTTTACATTCTGACTTATAGTCCAGTAACCTATAGCACTTGTACAACTTTGCAGCCATTCTTTATGCTTCACGGCTGTTACATGTTTATTTCCaaattgtatttatttttttacaactAGATAAAGAGTTGACAATTTGATGTTATCCTACTTTATTACTTTCAGTTATCTTTTCAATTCTAAGATCTGCTATCACTTTTATTCGGTTTCATCTTTAATAGTtttattcaatttcttcaatttaatGAGATCTCCTGAGGGAAAAACCTAGTTAGAAACATCTCAGATGGTTATCAAGATGCAGCAGATGACAAATTTGATTAATACAATATACAGTCACATTACGAAACTCCTTGGTCATATCCAGCACATCTTATGtttaaaattgtaaatataGAACCAGAAATGAGAAAACATATTTCCCTTCATGTGAGAAAAAATGCACACAATTTAacacattctttttgttttcggTGGAATCACATGATCAAATATTTGCGAGAAAAACTTCACATAATAATTTATGTGGTTCATATTGGCATATAAGACATGTTAAACTGTTGATAATAAACCACAAGCAACCCATTTATAGATAATTTGTGTGCTTAGGAGTTCCTAATGATTGAATAAATTAAGATTGTACCATTAAGAACAAACTACAAAGTAAGTGAACAACACATTGTTGCTTGAATTGCATGAACAGATGCAATATACGTGAAAATGATAAGGAAGCATTGGTACCTGAGGTGTTACTAGTCTACGAAGCAAAAACTCCTCATGACGCCTAGCACAAAATTCCCACGACAatatctggaaaaaaaaaaaaaagaaaaaaaaaagaaatcatcacAGGGTAATAGATACAGGATCTGGAGATTGACTAAAAAAGAGTACCATCTTCGATGTTGCTAGCAATCAGAGTTGTTCCAGTTAAAAGGGTAAAAGAAATTACAGAGCAGGACTTACttctaaataaatatatgactTTGGAAATTATTCCTTAAAAGATTTAGCattcaaaaataatgaaaacatgAACTTAATATACTATCTAGAAGGTACTTACCTTCATATCAGGACCGAAAACAATGCGAAGACGGCCTTCACGGATGACCCGGAGCTTTTCATAGACACTCTGTTGGATAGCTTTTGAACACTCCAGCAACATAATCCCAGATGGAAGTCTGTGTTCCTGAGGCATATCCACAAACAACAGCTCATCTAGAACACCACTATCAAACTTTATTTTGTTGAGCCTAGGAAGCACCTCAACGGTAGTTTCTGCTCCATATCCAAAAGAAAGTGGTTTCAATGAACCAGTTATGGACATAGACTTTAAATGGGAAATGAACTCTTTAACACTTGTTCAATCCCAATGAACATCATAGAGGAATGTTTGCAGATATATTATGACATATAAACACTCATCAGGAATCAGAAAAATGAGCAAAAGAACCACAAGAGCCATATATACTAACATCCATTTTTACAACAAACGTCAGTACTGTAGTGCCATTGACCATATTCACGTAAGAAATATACACACCAGAATAAATATACAACATATTGTCATGCCTTGTCAGAAACCATCTCACATCCCAAAATTGGCCATGGGATTTTCACAAACCAATCATTCTTCAATTTTCTTCCTTTGCAGACTTTAACCAAGCAAAACAACAATTTTACCAAGCCAACTAGACCTAAGAAACAGGAATTATCATTTCCGACCTGTTATGCACCAGTACTGTGCATAAACTGATACTTTACTGATTCACAATGTAAAATAATAATCAGATCTGAACCCCAGTCAACAAATAATAGTGACACAAATGTCAACTGAATGAAAGGCATTTTAGGGGAGGTCACAAGCCCAAATTTTAGGATGGGCCCATGCGTAGTTCTAGGTGCACAAGGGTAGATGATTTTGCCATGTCATGGACCTCTGATGTTACTTTAATGGGATCCAGCAGACCACAGTGCAGGCCTAATTTGAGGGTCAAAGGTTGACTAAAACCAGGTCTTGCCTCAGCCATACAACCTAGGCCTTGGGTAAGATATGTTTGATCTCCTTTCCTTGAATTAACTGGTTCTTCCAAGAGTAACTCAAGCCTAGAATATGAAGACCAAAAAATGTGTCTCCATGTGAATTTAGATACTAGAGACtacaaatttcaagaaaatacatcTATGCAACTGTCAAGAGCAGAAGAAAATGGTGCAACAATATGAAGCCTAAAagcagaagagaagaaaatcatAATGGGATCACAGTTCATAGATAGAGTTAGAGCTGGATGTACAAACCAAATCCTTTCCCTGATTTAGAACCACAAATCTCACACTGCCATGTGTCCTGAAAATGAACGAAACAGAATATCTAGTGATAACCCAGAACTACACCCTGGTCAAGATGTTTCAAACAGAAgctatataattttttcaagaaCTAATATATATTGCGAATGTTCAGATATTGAACTAGTACATATAAGTCTAACATGGTAGACAAAATATTCTAAAGAAACTACAAGATATCAGGACCAAAACACTGACCATTGCTGATTGTGGAAACACACCAAGCGTATTTTGTCCCATATTATCATATGCCGATAAGCACCACCTTTTCTTAGCATGTGGTGCAAAATATTCTGCCACAAATTTTCTCCAGTAAAGAATGTTATTGTCCTGAAGAAGATAAGAGAACCATTAGTAAGCCACTAGCCATTTAAACAGTAAGTTCTCAAACTTACATACGAAAACTAATCAAAATTCCCAGAGGACGTAACGTTTCTTTAACTGCAAAATCAGCTTCATACATAAAACTGCAGTAATAGATGATCACGCTTATAATCCTTCACTGAGAAATTCATTTTAGAAACAAATATAATGGGTAACATACAGGTGGTCTTTGGCGTTGATGAAATATGTATTTCATAAGCCGGAGAGCACAAGCACCACTTTCATATGGTCGCTTCACACCAGATATTTGCGGTATATTTTGCTGTTGCAGGTGATGGTGCAACTGCTGtggttgctgctgctgctgctgcagatGGGTTCGTTGCATTGGTGTCATGCACTGCAGTAACTGCTGCTGGTGTAACTGATGCCGCTGCAGAAGCCTCTGCTGCTGAAGCATTGCCTGTATGTGAGGGCTAAGCCCCTGTAGTTGAACAGAATCTTGCCGCTGGATCTGAGGTACCAGTCCCGCATCTGATCTTTGGAGAAACTGTTGAATGAGATGCTGCTGCAGCAGATCATCTTGCCGTGCATCAAGCCTGCACTTCTGGATCTGGTTATGTTGGGCCAGCATGCTTTTGGGATCCTGATTAAATGCACCAAGCGCCTGTCCAGCAAGCTGCATCATGGATTGCTGGTTGACATAAGGTATCGGATGGTTTCCTGGTTGAGAGATTGCTCCCGGGACCTGAATCATTGGGGAAACAACCTGGTGCTGAGATAACTGCTGTGTTGTTAGTGAAGTTGCTGAAGAAGCCCTTTGCTGCTGCCTCTGTTGCAACTGATGAGAATTCTGTTCTTGTTGGGATTCCATTCTATTAACAGAAGAACCGCTCTGCTGCACGATGGATGATCCTTCCACAATTGAAGATCCGGAGATGCTTATGTTGCCCGATGAAAATGACATAGGCGAGGCGGGAAGCCGCATGTACGAGTCAGCATTGATGCTGGCACTTCTCTGAAGATGGGCGCCTCCAGATAGTGCAGAATTGGCATCAGTGACTAATGAGCTGGCTCCAACACTAGGTCCAGAATTTCCTCCGCTGTTCAATACACGGTTCATGTCACCTTCGGCAGGTCCAGGGTTTCCCCTTCCAGTGCCAACGGTTGACACAGACGAGTTCCCGAAATTAGGGTATACTTGGGAGCTAGCAGCACACTGGACGTGGTCGTCTCCTTGAAAGAAAATGCCTGAAAAGGATGAAGTTTGTCCTGGACCTCCGGACACCCGAGGCGGAACCGCTGAGGGCACCGCCACCGGCTGCTTGCCGGAATCCAGATAGCTATCCAATGCCAGCctaactttctctttttcaacCCCTAAAAGATTCAATAATTCAACCGAAAGCCTTCTAGAATGATCATGCAATAAACTAACACCACCGCAAAATCGTAGTGCTCCACGAAGAACCACACCAGTCACAAGTATCCCCAAAAGAATTCAGTGTGTTCAATAAAACACATAGAAACCCCCCCAGCTCAAGCGATCCCTTATACTCAAGCTCGATCACTCTATCCCCACAGCACTGCACATGTACAGTCCATGTCAAGAACCCAAAtgtcaaaaaaaggaaagaaaaaacacagcAACAGACACACCAGGAAAAGAAGCGGGCCGAAGACAAACCTCAAAAATAACcaacaaggagaagaacaagACCGACTCACCGAGGCCCTTCTCAGAAAAGCcctaaaacaatcaaatatcatCGAAATTCAGCACTAAATGCGCGATCAACGCCCAAATTTCagaagagaaaggaggaaaacCTAATTGCCATCCAACAAAGGCAACCTAGACgaaatttcaaatccaagaaaaagaaagacaaaacaaCATTTCGGTTTCCACCCCTAAAAACTGGATCAAAAACGGCCGATCGAAGCCTCAACTTTACAAAACAGAATtaggaagaaacaaaaggagCACCAAGAATTTCGAGTTTACCTCAGTTCCTTCGCAACGAAGAAATGACCTGGTGAAAAACTAAAAcacaaaaacatcaaaataagaagCTTTCCTCCT
This window of the Nymphaea colorata isolate Beijing-Zhang1983 chromosome 2, ASM883128v2, whole genome shotgun sequence genome carries:
- the LOC116247226 gene encoding probable transcriptional regulator SLK2, producing the protein MNRVLNSGGNSGPSVGASSLVTDANSALSGGAHLQRSASINADSYMRLPASPMSFSSGNISISGSSIVEGSSIVQQSGSSVNRMESQQEQNSHQLQQRQQQRASSATSLTTQQLSQHQVVSPMIQVPGAISQPGNHPIPYVNQQSMMQLAGQALGAFNQDPKSMLAQHNQIQKCRLDARQDDLLQQHLIQQFLQRSDAGLVPQIQRQDSVQLQGLSPHIQAMLQQQRLLQRHQLHQQQLLQCMTPMQRTHLQQQQQQPQQLHHHLQQQNIPQISGVKRPYESGACALRLMKYIFHQRQRPPDNNILYWRKFVAEYFAPHAKKRWCLSAYDNMGQNTLGVFPQSAMDTWQCEICGSKSGKGFETTVEVLPRLNKIKFDSGVLDELLFVDMPQEHRLPSGIMLLECSKAIQQSVYEKLRVIREGRLRIVFGPDMKILSWEFCARRHEEFLLRRLVTPQVHQLLQATQKYQTAVSESGSSGLPLQDLQTNCDMFVEAGNQLARVLESQALNDFGFSKRYIRCLQISEVVNSMKDLIDFCQENKGGPIESLKSYPRHAATSKKLKMEQMMGQGLATDQTSVAKMMAMNSGLKMEQMMGQGLATDQTSVAKMMAMNSGLSNRTNSTHLGSGVLCGSTPPGVGLTGYQNLLRQSSINSNSNVLSQDASLFGSSNQVPSQSSQFQGPISSVPVSLQNMTLRSTGSSSAAQPASLNPNLLQTIQPQPSQQNQPLQHHVLQQMMQNVLQNSGVSPMQCTNVNAVDDAFPGTSGSAILASRGSSGNVPGFGSSNLANNAISMIPSRSNSFKSTASNPMNVGGNAAFNLRSSPDVSQTLHLPDLVPDISHEFAENGIFSGEPADMSYGWKA